From Arcobacter arenosus, one genomic window encodes:
- a CDS encoding TIGR02757 family protein: MTKKDLKIKELLDKEVLCRDKTNELSYDRPDPLLVASRFDDEYKILICALFGYGKASLIVKFLDSLNFDLLEQSEDIIKKELSNFYYRFQNSNDVIKIFQTFRNMKQEYSLNEIFKNTYEKENDILESLDSVIRKINEIASYESQGFKFLVSSPFKRDKSGKIKEIGNAPYKRWFMYLRWMVREDNLDLGIWKGVNKKDLILPLDTHTFNVSKRIGLLNRKTYDLKSAMEITQKLKLFDNQDPIKYDFALYRIGQEKLV; the protein is encoded by the coding sequence ATGACTAAAAAAGATTTAAAGATAAAAGAACTATTAGACAAAGAAGTTCTATGTAGAGACAAGACTAATGAGTTATCTTATGATAGACCTGACCCTTTGTTAGTTGCAAGTAGATTTGATGATGAATACAAAATACTTATATGTGCTCTTTTTGGATATGGCAAAGCTAGTTTAATAGTAAAATTTTTAGATTCTTTAAATTTTGATTTACTTGAACAAAGTGAAGATATTATCAAAAAAGAGTTATCTAATTTTTATTATAGATTTCAAAACAGTAATGATGTAATTAAAATATTTCAAACCTTTAGAAATATGAAACAAGAATATAGTTTAAATGAAATATTTAAAAATACTTATGAAAAAGAGAATGATATTCTTGAATCATTGGATTCAGTAATTAGAAAAATTAATGAAATAGCAAGTTATGAATCTCAAGGATTTAAGTTTTTAGTTTCAAGTCCTTTTAAAAGAGATAAATCTGGAAAAATAAAAGAGATTGGAAATGCTCCTTATAAAAGATGGTTTATGTATCTTAGATGGATGGTTAGAGAAGATAATCTTGATTTAGGTATATGGAAAGGAGTCAATAAAAAAGATTTGATATTACCTTTGGATACTCATACCTTTAATGTTTCAAAAAGAATTGGACTTTTAAACAGAAAAACATATGATTTGAAAAGTGCAATGGAGATTACACAGAAATTAAAACTCTTTGATAATCAAGATCCAATAAAATATGATTTTGCATTGTATAGAATTGGCCAAGAGAAACTTGTTTAA
- a CDS encoding DUF4405 domain-containing protein, which translates to MKIFKIRDYATSFTTLMFLVIGISGVMMFFHFYDKYVKELHEILGLVFVAAALFHVIANWKAMKNYFSKKVFLFAITTTIVVSSVFVINSLGKGENPKGVMMGRVLNGPSAITFQLLNGDYNKAVEKLKAQNIIVGEGKSISEIAKENKTNPFKIVSIVSSK; encoded by the coding sequence ATGAAAATTTTCAAAATTAGAGACTATGCAACATCTTTTACAACATTAATGTTTTTAGTAATTGGTATAAGTGGAGTGATGATGTTTTTTCACTTTTATGACAAATATGTAAAAGAGTTACATGAGATTTTAGGTTTAGTATTTGTTGCAGCAGCTTTATTTCACGTAATAGCTAATTGGAAAGCAATGAAAAACTATTTTTCAAAAAAAGTATTTTTATTTGCAATAACAACTACTATTGTAGTTAGTTCAGTATTTGTTATAAATAGTTTAGGAAAAGGTGAAAATCCTAAAGGTGTTATGATGGGTAGAGTTCTAAATGGACCTAGTGCTATTACTTTTCAATTATTAAATGGTGATTATAATAAGGCCGTTGAGAAATTAAAAGCTCAAAATATAATTGTTGGTGAAGGTAAATCTATTAGTGAGATTGCAAAAGAGAATAAAACAAATCCATTTAAAATAGTAAGTATTGTTTCTTCAAAATAA
- a CDS encoding Na+/H+ antiporter NhaC family protein: MSRFLKIFLLLAIVPIISLAETKDSTSVYGAFTLLPPLVAIVLAFVTRNVVFSLFMGIFTGTFIVNISGENIFSSLFNIFVDISSKMVGSLADSWNAGIVLQVLTIGGMIAVITKMGGPRAIAEKLAKKAKTPASAQIYTWIMGFFIFFDDYANSLVVGPIMRPVTDKLKIAREKLAFIIDATAAPIAGLALISTWVGYELSLIKDAYSVIGQPEINAFAIFVETLPYRFYNILMLAFVFFSAITLREFGPMHKAASRAHHKGEVTDPNSALNELMNQENSYMLPKEGIKYSVFNAIIPIGVLIVVAFVGFYINGVSSLEGEALKAVQANPYSFASIRDAFGAADASIVIFEAALLASIVAIAMGLQQKLFSLHEAIETWVYGVKALVITAVILILAWSLSAVMKELGTAAYLVQLLSETTPQFILPTIIFILGSIISFSTGTSYGTMGILMPLTIPLANAIGINTGLEGVDLHNYIVLNVGAVLTGAIFGDHCSPISDTSILSSMASSCDHMDHISTQLYYALFVGIVAVVCGYLPAAFGVSVYILLPLSLAVIFLTIRFYGKPYLNK; the protein is encoded by the coding sequence TTGAGTAGATTTTTAAAAATCTTTTTATTATTAGCTATTGTTCCTATTATATCGTTAGCTGAAACCAAAGATAGTACATCTGTTTATGGTGCTTTTACTTTACTTCCACCTCTTGTTGCAATTGTATTAGCTTTTGTTACTAGAAATGTAGTGTTTTCGCTATTTATGGGGATTTTTACAGGAACTTTTATTGTAAATATTAGTGGAGAAAATATTTTTTCTTCATTATTTAATATATTTGTAGATATTTCATCAAAAATGGTAGGTTCCCTTGCAGATTCTTGGAATGCAGGTATTGTTTTACAAGTACTTACAATTGGTGGTATGATTGCGGTTATCACTAAAATGGGTGGTCCTAGGGCGATTGCAGAAAAATTAGCAAAAAAGGCAAAAACTCCTGCAAGTGCACAAATCTATACTTGGATTATGGGATTTTTTATATTTTTTGATGATTATGCAAATTCCCTTGTAGTTGGACCAATTATGAGACCTGTTACAGATAAATTAAAGATTGCTAGGGAAAAGTTAGCATTTATTATTGATGCTACTGCTGCTCCTATTGCTGGACTTGCATTAATTTCAACTTGGGTTGGTTATGAATTATCATTGATTAAAGATGCTTATAGTGTAATTGGACAGCCAGAGATAAATGCCTTTGCAATTTTTGTTGAAACATTACCTTATAGATTTTACAACATTTTAATGCTTGCTTTTGTTTTCTTTTCAGCTATTACATTAAGAGAGTTTGGACCAATGCATAAAGCCGCAAGTAGAGCTCATCATAAAGGTGAAGTTACTGACCCTAATTCAGCATTAAATGAATTAATGAATCAAGAAAACTCTTACATGTTACCAAAAGAGGGTATTAAATATTCTGTATTTAATGCAATTATTCCTATTGGAGTTTTAATTGTTGTTGCTTTTGTTGGATTTTACATAAATGGTGTATCTTCTTTAGAAGGTGAAGCATTAAAAGCTGTTCAAGCTAATCCATACTCTTTTGCTTCAATTAGGGATGCTTTTGGTGCTGCTGATGCTTCTATTGTAATTTTTGAAGCGGCATTACTAGCTTCAATTGTTGCTATTGCAATGGGTCTTCAACAAAAACTATTTTCTTTACATGAAGCGATTGAAACATGGGTTTATGGTGTAAAAGCACTTGTTATTACTGCAGTAATTTTAATTTTAGCTTGGTCTTTAAGTGCTGTAATGAAAGAATTGGGAACGGCAGCTTATTTAGTTCAATTATTATCTGAAACTACACCACAATTTATTTTGCCTACAATAATTTTTATTTTAGGTTCAATAATTTCATTTTCAACTGGTACATCATATGGTACTATGGGTATTTTAATGCCCCTTACAATTCCTTTAGCAAATGCAATTGGTATTAATACAGGACTTGAAGGTGTTGATTTACATAATTATATTGTTTTAAATGTTGGGGCAGTTTTAACAGGGGCAATTTTTGGTGACCATTGTTCTCCTATTTCAGATACTTCAATTTTATCATCTATGGCTTCATCTTGCGATCATATGGATCATATCTCTACACAGTTGTATTATGCATTGTTTGTTGGGATTGTTGCTGTAGTTTGTGGATATCTACCTGCTGCATTTGGTGTATCTGTGTATATCCTTTTACCACTTAGTTTAGCGGTGATATTCTTAACAATTAGATTTTATGGGAAACCATATCTAAATAAATAA
- the rny gene encoding ribonuclease Y has product MTTVIVAFVVAILSIAITIYVLKKINKAKFDIYIEQAKAKAKVIEHEAEVVLKDAQIKAKKDYDREFKAAKREYDEMLSQIEKKEKELNHHLESELRIIKEQKAEIVEKNEKITTLKEGLKRQQKTFEEKIAKAIKVLENASGLTQEEAKELMLEKVKEDSRAQIASIFRKKYKLAEQKSKDEVNNILSQAVTRYAGEFAAERLINNLPLSDEETKGKIIGKEGRNIKALEMLLGVDIIIDDTPNTITISSFNLYRRAIATRTIQELLEDGRIQPARIEEIYNKVKNEFDKNILKEGEDVIMELGIKSMHPELVKLIGRLRYRASYGQNALKHTLEVANLAGLIAAQMGGDTVLARRAGILHDIGKALTHDMPGSHVDLGAEICKRYDEPPTVINAVYAHHGHEEPINVESAAVCAADALSAARPGARREVLESFLKRVEEVENISTSKTGVINAYAINAGREVRVIVKAELVNDDEAVLLATEIAKEIEEKVQYPGEIKVNVIRELRAQSYAR; this is encoded by the coding sequence ATGACAACAGTGATAGTAGCTTTTGTTGTTGCAATACTAAGTATAGCAATAACAATATACGTATTAAAGAAAATAAATAAAGCAAAATTTGACATCTATATTGAACAAGCAAAAGCAAAGGCAAAAGTGATTGAACATGAGGCTGAAGTTGTTTTAAAAGATGCACAAATTAAAGCTAAAAAAGATTACGATAGAGAATTTAAGGCTGCGAAAAGGGAATATGATGAGATGCTTTCTCAAATAGAGAAGAAAGAGAAAGAGTTAAATCATCATTTAGAATCAGAGCTAAGAATAATCAAAGAACAAAAAGCGGAAATTGTTGAAAAAAATGAAAAAATCACTACTTTAAAAGAGGGTTTAAAAAGACAGCAAAAAACATTTGAAGAAAAGATTGCTAAGGCAATTAAAGTATTAGAAAATGCTTCTGGACTTACTCAAGAAGAGGCAAAAGAGTTAATGCTTGAAAAAGTAAAAGAGGACTCAAGAGCACAGATTGCATCAATTTTTAGGAAAAAATACAAACTTGCAGAACAAAAGTCTAAAGATGAAGTTAATAATATTTTATCTCAAGCTGTTACAAGATATGCAGGTGAGTTTGCTGCTGAAAGACTTATTAATAATCTTCCTTTATCTGATGAGGAAACAAAAGGTAAAATTATTGGTAAAGAGGGAAGAAATATAAAAGCCCTTGAAATGTTATTAGGTGTTGATATAATTATTGATGATACTCCTAATACAATAACAATCTCTTCTTTTAATTTATATAGAAGAGCAATTGCAACAAGAACTATTCAAGAACTACTTGAAGATGGAAGAATTCAACCTGCTAGAATTGAAGAGATTTATAATAAGGTTAAAAATGAGTTTGATAAAAACATCTTAAAAGAGGGTGAAGATGTTATTATGGAACTTGGAATTAAATCTATGCATCCAGAACTAGTTAAATTAATTGGTAGATTAAGATATAGAGCTTCATATGGACAAAATGCTCTTAAACATACACTTGAAGTTGCAAACCTTGCAGGACTTATTGCCGCACAAATGGGTGGTGATACAGTGCTAGCTAGACGTGCTGGTATTTTACATGATATTGGTAAAGCTTTAACTCATGATATGCCAGGTTCACATGTAGATTTAGGTGCAGAAATTTGTAAAAGATATGATGAGCCACCAACTGTTATTAATGCAGTTTATGCTCACCATGGACATGAAGAACCAATCAATGTAGAATCAGCTGCTGTTTGTGCTGCCGATGCACTTAGTGCCGCAAGACCAGGTGCTAGAAGAGAAGTTTTAGAAAGCTTCTTAAAAAGAGTAGAAGAGGTTGAAAATATTTCAACTAGTAAAACTGGTGTAATTAATGCTTATGCAATTAACGCTGGAAGAGAAGTTAGAGTAATAGTAAAAGCTGAATTAGTAAATGATGATGAAGCTGTATTACTTGCAACTGAGATTGCAAAAGAGATTGAAGAAAAAGTTCAATATCCAGGGGAAATTAAAGTTAATGTAATCAGAGAGCTACGAGCTCAATCATACGCAAGATAA
- a CDS encoding SIR2 family NAD-dependent protein deacylase yields MRDKIIIFSGAGLSASSGISTFRDSDGLWENHNIDEICSAGCLDWNYNATINFYNQRRVDIKDKLPNNAHKMIARLKDKYPDKIEVITQNVDDLLEKANCKDVIHLHGFLKELRCMACDEIFHIGYEIQDNSNSICNKCASKLRPNIVFFGEAAPMYEKLYSLLEKCDLLVIIGTSGNVIDVNYLSHFANYSILNNLEPSSIIYEENFEKIYYEDANTAYKKIEEDIENYIMKREND; encoded by the coding sequence ATGAGAGATAAAATCATAATTTTTAGTGGTGCAGGCTTAAGTGCAAGTAGCGGTATTTCAACATTTAGAGATAGTGATGGACTTTGGGAAAATCATAACATAGATGAAATATGTAGTGCAGGGTGCTTAGATTGGAATTATAATGCAACAATAAACTTTTATAATCAAAGAAGAGTTGATATAAAGGATAAACTTCCAAATAATGCCCATAAAATGATTGCAAGACTTAAAGATAAATACCCTGATAAAATTGAAGTTATCACTCAAAATGTTGATGATTTACTAGAAAAGGCTAACTGTAAAGATGTGATTCATTTACATGGTTTTCTAAAAGAGCTCAGATGTATGGCTTGTGATGAAATCTTTCATATAGGATATGAGATTCAAGACAATTCAAACTCAATTTGTAATAAATGTGCTTCTAAACTTCGACCAAATATAGTCTTTTTTGGTGAAGCGGCTCCTATGTATGAAAAACTATATTCACTTTTAGAAAAATGTGATTTATTAGTTATTATTGGGACTAGTGGAAATGTTATTGATGTTAATTATCTTTCACATTTTGCAAACTATTCAATTTTGAATAATCTTGAACCAAGTTCTATTATATATGAAGAGAATTTTGAAAAAATATATTATGAAGATGCAAACACCGCATACAAAAAAATTGAAGAAGATATTGAAAATTATATTATGAAAAGAGAAAATGACTAA
- a CDS encoding ABC transporter permease — protein sequence MVKAASYILISLILLVFFMPFFYTVSPYELNPQRILESPSLTHFFGTDRLGRDVLARVLNGGQTSLIIGFLSASIASLIGLFVGINAGFFKGNIDKTITILIDLFLTFPTFFLLLALVSYIQASALVLIIVISITGWMGMARLIRSESFAIGNKPFIKILKLANVSKTKIIFKYFAPLLAPIFLISFTFGVGGSILAESGLSFLGLGINPPQMSWGSLLSDGKAVIDIAWWVSFFPGLMIFIVTFCLMQISDFLQEKANTKEIQQT from the coding sequence ATGGTAAAAGCGGCATCATATATCTTAATATCTTTGATTTTATTGGTATTTTTTATGCCGTTTTTTTATACGGTATCACCCTATGAATTAAACCCACAAAGAATACTTGAATCACCTTCTTTAACTCATTTTTTTGGCACTGATAGATTAGGACGTGATGTTCTTGCAAGAGTTTTAAATGGTGGTCAAACTTCACTTATAATAGGTTTTTTAAGTGCATCTATTGCTTCATTAATTGGACTTTTTGTAGGGATAAATGCTGGATTTTTCAAAGGAAATATTGATAAAACAATTACAATATTAATTGACCTTTTTTTAACTTTTCCTACTTTCTTTTTACTTCTTGCCCTTGTTTCATATATACAAGCATCAGCTTTAGTTTTGATAATCGTAATTTCAATAACTGGTTGGATGGGAATGGCAAGACTTATTAGAAGTGAGAGTTTTGCAATAGGAAACAAACCTTTTATAAAAATTTTAAAACTAGCAAATGTTTCAAAAACCAAAATAATCTTTAAATATTTTGCACCACTTTTAGCTCCAATATTTTTGATATCTTTTACCTTTGGAGTGGGAGGTTCAATCTTAGCTGAATCGGGACTTTCTTTTTTAGGTCTTGGAATTAATCCGCCCCAAATGTCTTGGGGAAGTTTATTAAGTGATGGTAAAGCTGTCATTGATATTGCTTGGTGGGTTAGTTTTTTTCCAGGTCTAATGATATTTATAGTAACTTTTTGTTTAATGCAGATTTCTGATTTTTTACAAGAAAAAGCAAATACAAAAGAGATTCAACAAACTTAA
- the rsmD gene encoding 16S rRNA (guanine(966)-N(2))-methyltransferase RsmD, whose translation MKNNKPTTKIIAGKYKGKVLELPSLDVTRSSKARLKESLFNVLQFDIIDKIFIESFAGSGSIGLEAISRGAKKAYFVELDKNSYKILTKNCKAVEPESCQTAMGDTFVQTPSIVDSLKNSDEELIVYIDPPFDYRDGMEDIYTKSFEMIKKFKNENIYMIIIEHVSTLDIPEELGLFTLNKTKKFGKSSLSYFSLREE comes from the coding sequence ATGAAAAACAATAAACCAACAACAAAAATAATTGCAGGAAAATATAAAGGTAAGGTTTTAGAACTTCCGTCATTAGATGTTACAAGAAGTTCAAAAGCAAGGTTAAAAGAGTCACTTTTTAATGTTTTACAATTTGACATAATAGATAAGATTTTTATAGAAAGTTTTGCAGGGAGTGGAAGTATTGGACTAGAGGCAATTAGCCGAGGTGCAAAAAAAGCATATTTTGTAGAACTTGATAAAAATTCATATAAAATATTAACAAAAAACTGTAAAGCAGTTGAACCTGAATCATGTCAGACAGCTATGGGAGATACTTTTGTTCAAACACCTTCAATAGTAGATTCCCTTAAAAACAGTGATGAGGAATTGATTGTATATATAGACCCACCATTTGATTATCGAGATGGTATGGAAGATATTTATACTAAGTCATTTGAGATGATTAAAAAATTTAAAAATGAAAATATTTACATGATTATTATTGAACATGTAAGTACTTTAGATATTCCAGAAGAATTAGGTCTTTTTACACTAAATAAAACAAAGAAATTTGGAAAAAGTTCACTTTCATATTTTAGTTTAAGAGAAGAATAA
- a CDS encoding FecR family protein, with the protein MKALLMLLVVGFFSISLAIENSGFIKKLTGEAIIKRDNKIIIVKTGVKIYPKDIIITKNNSSVGIIFKDNTLISLGKNTEFIIEEYTFNPEEKQEAFISRITKGTLSCLTGLMPKLNPDAMKIKAKTASIGIRGTHFLISVD; encoded by the coding sequence ATGAAAGCCTTATTAATGTTATTGGTTGTTGGTTTTTTTTCTATCTCATTAGCTATTGAAAATTCAGGTTTTATAAAAAAACTGACAGGTGAGGCGATTATAAAAAGAGATAACAAAATTATTATAGTAAAAACTGGCGTTAAAATATATCCAAAAGATATAATTATTACAAAAAACAACAGCTCTGTTGGGATTATATTTAAAGATAATACTCTAATCTCTCTTGGGAAAAATACTGAATTTATTATTGAAGAATATACATTTAATCCAGAAGAAAAACAGGAAGCTTTTATATCAAGAATTACAAAAGGAACACTATCCTGTTTAACAGGATTAATGCCAAAATTAAATCCTGATGCTATGAAAATAAAAGCAAAAACAGCTTCTATAGGTATTAGAGGTACACATTTTTTAATTAGCGTAGACTAA
- a CDS encoding 5-formyltetrahydrofolate cyclo-ligase translates to MMRDHKSDFRKSCIKRLEFQSRFLKFYKDKKTVKKIKSFINIYKPKNILLYIPMGMEVDVLPLINDLRKTKTNVFVPFMVEDSFKLVRYRLPLHKKKFGIKEPNNSFCKSSKIDLAIVPVVGVDKECKRIGFGKGMYDRFFDRLNYKPIIIFTQLTLCKSDKKLSNQYDIQADYIITS, encoded by the coding sequence ATGATGAGAGATCACAAGAGTGATTTTAGAAAATCGTGTATTAAAAGATTAGAATTTCAAAGCCGTTTTTTAAAATTCTACAAAGATAAAAAAACAGTAAAAAAGATTAAAAGTTTTATAAATATTTATAAACCTAAAAACATTTTGTTATATATTCCAATGGGTATGGAAGTTGACGTTCTTCCATTAATAAATGATTTAAGGAAAACAAAAACTAATGTTTTTGTTCCTTTTATGGTTGAGGACAGTTTTAAATTAGTAAGATATAGATTACCATTACATAAAAAAAAGTTTGGTATAAAAGAGCCAAACAATTCATTTTGCAAAAGTTCTAAAATTGATCTAGCAATAGTCCCTGTTGTTGGAGTAGATAAAGAGTGTAAAAGAATTGGTTTTGGAAAAGGGATGTATGACAGATTTTTTGATAGGTTAAACTATAAACCTATAATTATTTTTACTCAATTAACGCTTTGTAAATCCGATAAAAAACTATCTAATCAATACGATATTCAAGCCGACTATATAATTACAAGTTAA
- a CDS encoding OmpA family protein → MKIFITIVLSLFFFTACSKVNVVLLPEDGDKVGKIEIQNEDKKFVIDKPFEQVNAIDGDSSILTHEEVQEKFKDSIAALPKKPKSYLIYFEWDSTKVVPKSKKEIKKIIENIKKENINYIHIIGHTDRAGDNQYNKRLSLKRANYIKKILIKNKIPNELIEVDYYGESAPLVKTRDEVPKKINRRVEVTIK, encoded by the coding sequence ATGAAAATTTTTATTACTATTGTTTTATCATTATTCTTTTTTACAGCCTGTTCAAAAGTAAACGTTGTACTACTTCCAGAAGATGGAGATAAAGTAGGGAAAATAGAGATTCAAAATGAAGATAAAAAATTTGTTATAGATAAACCATTTGAGCAAGTAAATGCTATTGATGGAGACTCATCAATTCTAACACATGAAGAGGTTCAAGAAAAGTTTAAAGACTCAATTGCAGCACTTCCTAAAAAACCAAAAAGTTATCTAATATATTTTGAATGGGATTCAACAAAAGTTGTTCCAAAATCAAAAAAAGAAATTAAGAAAATAATTGAAAATATAAAAAAAGAAAATATAAACTATATACATATTATTGGTCATACTGATAGAGCAGGAGATAACCAATACAATAAAAGATTATCCCTAAAAAGAGCAAACTATATTAAAAAGATTCTTATCAAAAATAAAATACCTAATGAGTTAATTGAAGTGGACTATTATGGAGAATCTGCACCTTTAGTCAAAACACGAGATGAAGTACCAAAAAAAATAAATAGAAGAGTAGAGGTAACTATAAAATAA
- a CDS encoding SDR family NAD(P)-dependent oxidoreductase has protein sequence MRNILITGCSSGIGLETAKMLKNEGIKVYASARKEEDVKTLESLGFRTFLLDVTNKEQISYALKTIYEEDGKIDAVFNNAGFGQPGAVEDITVEVLRGQFETNVFGMHEVTCQVLPYMRKQGYGKIIQHSSVLGIISLKFRGAYNASKYAIEGLADTLRLELDKTKIFISTINTGPVTSKFRENAVKKFQENIDQKNSAFKKEYETQLNERLNNDKDDTPFNLPASAVAEKILKIMNTDKPKPRYYVTTATYILGFAKRILSTSLLDSILKKI, from the coding sequence ATGAGAAATATACTTATAACTGGATGCTCAAGTGGGATAGGCTTAGAAACTGCAAAAATGCTAAAAAATGAAGGTATAAAAGTATATGCAAGTGCAAGAAAAGAAGAAGATGTAAAAACCTTAGAATCTTTAGGGTTTAGAACTTTTTTATTAGATGTAACAAACAAAGAACAAATTTCATATGCCCTAAAAACTATTTATGAAGAGGATGGAAAAATTGATGCAGTTTTTAATAACGCAGGTTTTGGACAACCAGGTGCCGTTGAAGATATTACAGTTGAAGTATTAAGGGGACAATTTGAAACAAATGTATTTGGTATGCATGAAGTTACTTGTCAAGTATTACCATATATGAGAAAACAAGGGTATGGTAAGATTATTCAACATTCTTCAGTTTTAGGGATAATTTCATTAAAATTTAGAGGTGCCTACAATGCCTCAAAATATGCTATTGAAGGCTTAGCCGATACCTTAAGACTTGAATTAGATAAGACAAAAATTTTCATTTCTACAATAAATACAGGTCCTGTTACAAGTAAATTTAGAGAAAATGCAGTTAAAAAATTCCAAGAAAATATTGACCAAAAAAATAGTGCTTTTAAAAAAGAGTATGAGACACAATTAAATGAAAGATTAAATAATGATAAAGATGATACTCCATTTAATCTTCCTGCATCCGCTGTGGCTGAGAAGATTCTAAAAATTATGAATACAGATAAACCAAAACCTAGATATTATGTTACGACTGCAACATATATCTTAGGTTTTGCAAAAAGAATTTTATCAACATCCCTTTTAGATTCAATTTTAAAAAAAATATAA
- a CDS encoding DUF2062 domain-containing protein, with translation MPKKRLKKFLPSHEKIKEQRFLKIFGKLLDNKDLWSLSRKKVLGGVFIGIFVACLPMPLQMVLSTLLAIIFSVNLPLSFALIFISNPITMPPLFYFEYQIGKLLINPQNPVKFEFDSMYDNFGDIALCLWSGAIVVGIFSSVVCVVVVNFLWIYTVKKNRKNSFK, from the coding sequence TTGCCAAAAAAAAGATTGAAAAAATTTTTACCAAGTCATGAAAAAATAAAAGAACAAAGATTTTTAAAAATATTTGGAAAACTATTAGATAATAAAGATTTATGGAGTTTATCAAGGAAAAAAGTTTTAGGTGGTGTTTTTATTGGTATTTTTGTAGCTTGTTTACCAATGCCTTTGCAAATGGTATTATCTACACTTTTAGCAATTATATTTAGTGTTAATCTTCCCCTTAGTTTTGCACTAATATTTATTAGTAATCCAATAACAATGCCCCCACTATTTTATTTTGAATATCAAATTGGAAAACTATTAATAAATCCACAAAACCCCGTAAAATTTGAGTTTGATTCTATGTATGATAATTTTGGTGATATTGCACTATGCCTTTGGAGTGGAGCTATAGTTGTAGGTATATTTTCAAGTGTTGTGTGTGTTGTAGTTGTAAATTTTCTTTGGATTTATACAGTTAAAAAGAATAGGAAAAATAGTTTTAAATAG
- a CDS encoding TlpA family protein disulfide reductase has product MQFKKLLFLIISALLLLIGCDSKEENKPKAETETSKEKEIQTKYQLETLGETPINLTYKNETLNVDEVQGKVILVNFFATWCPPCKAEIPHLINLKNKYKDNFEIIAVNLGEKSGQLTDKSVLADFANEYKINYIVTNSENNFKIADLMGGVRIIPTMYLFDPKGTIVQKYVGIVPEEMIETDIKKALGK; this is encoded by the coding sequence ATGCAGTTTAAAAAATTACTTTTTTTAATAATTTCTGCCCTACTGCTACTAATTGGATGCGACTCTAAAGAAGAGAATAAACCTAAGGCTGAAACTGAAACATCAAAAGAAAAAGAGATACAAACAAAATATCAACTAGAAACGTTAGGTGAAACACCTATTAATTTGACTTATAAAAATGAAACACTTAATGTTGATGAAGTTCAAGGAAAAGTTATACTTGTTAATTTTTTTGCTACTTGGTGTCCACCTTGTAAAGCAGAAATTCCACATTTAATAAATTTAAAAAATAAATATAAAGATAATTTTGAAATTATTGCTGTAAACCTTGGAGAGAAAAGCGGTCAATTAACTGATAAATCAGTTTTAGCTGATTTTGCAAATGAATATAAAATTAATTATATTGTAACAAACTCTGAAAACAATTTTAAAATTGCAGATTTAATGGGTGGAGTTAGAATAATTCCAACAATGTATCTTTTTGATCCAAAGGGAACTATTGTACAAAAATATGTAGGTATAGTTCCAGAAGAGATGATAGAAACAGATATTAAAAAAGCTTTAGGGAAATAA